One window of the Cherax quadricarinatus isolate ZL_2023a chromosome 1, ASM3850222v1, whole genome shotgun sequence genome contains the following:
- the sturkopf gene encoding lipid droplet-associated hydrolase-like isoform X1, which translates to MVCKSQLGSTTAKMTFKVGRHEILIRGQPTEVLSLGQSLNESPENIILIIPGNPGLASFYIDFMQTIYSSLKETHSIWAISHAGHCHTSHISAWPDSNNVYNLEEQINHKIAFIQDHIPQQAKVTLIGHSIGCQIILRLLQYFDSKSEVTIVKSFLLFPTVERLRNTPNGQRFWPMLCYLRWLVIFLTACLYVLPVKVREKMLLWFFKGRQVPDCSIQATIQLFQPKVMQNVLWMAYHELLQVHEADTEAIDKHKDKIVLYYGAMDGWCPRIYRDELKLKVEGVNAILCEDGYQHAFVLEYSEPMGQKIVEWVRS; encoded by the exons TCACAACTTGGGAGTACTACAGCCAAGATGACCTTCAAAGTTGGCAGGCATGAAATACTAATCAGAGGACAGCCAACGGAAGTTTTGAGTCTTGGCCAATCTTTAAATGAAAGCCCAGAAAATATCATACTCATCATTCCAG GTAACCCAGGACTGGCTTCCTTCTACATAGATTTTATGCAGACTATATACTCCAGCCTGAAAGAGACGCATTCCATATGGGCCATCTCGCATGCTGGCCACTGTCACACGTCTCACATCTCAGCTTGGCCAG ATAGCAATAATGTCTACAATCTTGAAGAACAAATTAATCACAAGATAGCATTCATTCAAGATCACATTCCTCAGCAAGCTAAAGTTACTCTTATTGGACATTCCATTGGATGTCAAATCATACTTAGACTCCTCCAGTACTTTGATTCAAAATCTGAGGTAACAATTGTCAAGAGTTTTCTTTTGTTCCCTACAGTAGAAAGATTGAGAAATACACCCAATGGACAACGTTTTTGGCCAATGCTGTGCTACCTTCGTTGGTTGGTCATATTCTTAACAGCTTGTCTGTATGTGTTGCCAGTGAAAGTAAGAGAGAAAATGCTTCTTTGGTTCTTCAAAGGCAGGCAAGTACCAGACTGCAGTATTCAAGCCACCATACAACTATTTCAACCCAAAGTGATGCAGAATGTCTTGTGGATGGCTTACCATGAACTCTTGCAAGTGCATGAAGCAGACACAGAAGCCATAGATAAACATAAGGATAAAATAGTCTTGTATTATGGAGCTATGGACGGGTGGTGTCCAAGAATTTATCGAGATGAACTGAAACTAAAAGTTGAAGGTGTAAATGCTATCTTGTGTGAGGATGGATATCAGCATGCTTTCGTTTTAGAATATTCAGAACCAATGGGGCAAAAAATTGTGGAATGGGTCAGGTCATGA
- the sturkopf gene encoding lipid droplet-associated hydrolase-like isoform X3, with the protein MTFKVGRHEILIRGQPTEVLSLGQSLNESPENIILIIPGNPGLASFYIDFMQTIYSSLKETHSIWAISHAGHCHTSHISAWPDSNNVYNLEEQINHKIAFIQDHIPQQAKVTLIGHSIGCQIILRLLQYFDSKSEVTIVKSFLLFPTVERLRNTPNGQRFWPMLCYLRWLVIFLTACLYVLPVKVREKMLLWFFKGRQVPDCSIQATIQLFQPKVMQNVLWMAYHELLQVHEADTEAIDKHKDKIVLYYGAMDGWCPRIYRDELKLKVEGVNAILCEDGYQHAFVLEYSEPMGQKIVEWVRS; encoded by the exons ATGACCTTCAAAGTTGGCAGGCATGAAATACTAATCAGAGGACAGCCAACGGAAGTTTTGAGTCTTGGCCAATCTTTAAATGAAAGCCCAGAAAATATCATACTCATCATTCCAG GTAACCCAGGACTGGCTTCCTTCTACATAGATTTTATGCAGACTATATACTCCAGCCTGAAAGAGACGCATTCCATATGGGCCATCTCGCATGCTGGCCACTGTCACACGTCTCACATCTCAGCTTGGCCAG ATAGCAATAATGTCTACAATCTTGAAGAACAAATTAATCACAAGATAGCATTCATTCAAGATCACATTCCTCAGCAAGCTAAAGTTACTCTTATTGGACATTCCATTGGATGTCAAATCATACTTAGACTCCTCCAGTACTTTGATTCAAAATCTGAGGTAACAATTGTCAAGAGTTTTCTTTTGTTCCCTACAGTAGAAAGATTGAGAAATACACCCAATGGACAACGTTTTTGGCCAATGCTGTGCTACCTTCGTTGGTTGGTCATATTCTTAACAGCTTGTCTGTATGTGTTGCCAGTGAAAGTAAGAGAGAAAATGCTTCTTTGGTTCTTCAAAGGCAGGCAAGTACCAGACTGCAGTATTCAAGCCACCATACAACTATTTCAACCCAAAGTGATGCAGAATGTCTTGTGGATGGCTTACCATGAACTCTTGCAAGTGCATGAAGCAGACACAGAAGCCATAGATAAACATAAGGATAAAATAGTCTTGTATTATGGAGCTATGGACGGGTGGTGTCCAAGAATTTATCGAGATGAACTGAAACTAAAAGTTGAAGGTGTAAATGCTATCTTGTGTGAGGATGGATATCAGCATGCTTTCGTTTTAGAATATTCAGAACCAATGGGGCAAAAAATTGTGGAATGGGTCAGGTCATGA
- the sturkopf gene encoding lipid droplet-associated hydrolase-like isoform X2 produces the protein MVCKSQLGSTTAKMTFKVGRHEILIRGQPTEVLSLGQSLNESPENIILIIPGNPGLASFYIDFMQTIYSSLKETHSIWAISHAGHCHTSHISAWPGNNNVYNLEEQINHKIAFIQDHIPQQAKVTLIGHSIGCQIILRLLQYFDSKSEVTIVKSFLLFPTVERLRNTPNGQRFWPMLCYLRWLVIFLTACLYVLPVKVREKMLLWFFKGRQVPDCSIQATIQLFQPKVMQNVLWMAYHELLQVHEADTEAIDKHKDKIVLYYGAMDGWCPRIYRDELKLKVEGVNAILCEDGYQHAFVLEYSEPMGQKIVEWVRS, from the exons TCACAACTTGGGAGTACTACAGCCAAGATGACCTTCAAAGTTGGCAGGCATGAAATACTAATCAGAGGACAGCCAACGGAAGTTTTGAGTCTTGGCCAATCTTTAAATGAAAGCCCAGAAAATATCATACTCATCATTCCAG GTAACCCAGGACTGGCTTCCTTCTACATAGATTTTATGCAGACTATATACTCCAGCCTGAAAGAGACGCATTCCATATGGGCCATCTCGCATGCTGGCCACTGTCACACGTCTCACATCTCAGCTTGGCCAGGCAA CAATAATGTCTACAATCTTGAAGAACAAATTAATCACAAGATAGCATTCATTCAAGATCACATTCCTCAGCAAGCTAAAGTTACTCTTATTGGACATTCCATTGGATGTCAAATCATACTTAGACTCCTCCAGTACTTTGATTCAAAATCTGAGGTAACAATTGTCAAGAGTTTTCTTTTGTTCCCTACAGTAGAAAGATTGAGAAATACACCCAATGGACAACGTTTTTGGCCAATGCTGTGCTACCTTCGTTGGTTGGTCATATTCTTAACAGCTTGTCTGTATGTGTTGCCAGTGAAAGTAAGAGAGAAAATGCTTCTTTGGTTCTTCAAAGGCAGGCAAGTACCAGACTGCAGTATTCAAGCCACCATACAACTATTTCAACCCAAAGTGATGCAGAATGTCTTGTGGATGGCTTACCATGAACTCTTGCAAGTGCATGAAGCAGACACAGAAGCCATAGATAAACATAAGGATAAAATAGTCTTGTATTATGGAGCTATGGACGGGTGGTGTCCAAGAATTTATCGAGATGAACTGAAACTAAAAGTTGAAGGTGTAAATGCTATCTTGTGTGAGGATGGATATCAGCATGCTTTCGTTTTAGAATATTCAGAACCAATGGGGCAAAAAATTGTGGAATGGGTCAGGTCATGA